One segment of Niveibacterium microcysteis DNA contains the following:
- a CDS encoding rhomboid family intramembrane serine protease, with the protein MTTVLLLANGLAFGWLMLRSHGLLQIDSRVLIRAGALYGPAALTGQTWRVVTALFLHGGLMHIAMNMFALWQVGAVTERLFGHRNFLLTYAGAGLLGSLASLWWKPAVLSVGASGAIFGLYGALLAYLIFERRAVPEGLLQELRTSTVAFIGFSLVAGFTLPGIDNAAHVGGLVGGFVLGAGFAHPLDQKPGLGVWLRGLAGISAVCGVALVLWGGAQPAGEGFRRMAAEQHQTLLFAEADQELTQHTATLVAGMRQGKITSAEALEQIEGELLPGRELQLRTVTALPAGAPNRELLLHYVQARRSAVVALGQACTTGNPRWFDLAVNHSLRADNIILALRLQQAEGVKSRQ; encoded by the coding sequence GTGACCACCGTGCTGCTGCTGGCCAACGGTTTGGCATTCGGCTGGCTGATGCTGCGCAGCCACGGCTTGCTGCAGATCGACAGCCGGGTGCTGATTCGCGCCGGCGCACTGTACGGCCCGGCGGCACTGACGGGCCAGACATGGCGTGTCGTCACCGCGCTGTTCCTGCACGGCGGGCTGATGCACATCGCGATGAACATGTTCGCGCTGTGGCAGGTCGGTGCGGTGACCGAGCGACTCTTTGGGCACCGCAACTTCCTGCTGACCTACGCCGGAGCGGGCCTGCTCGGCTCGCTCGCGAGCCTGTGGTGGAAGCCCGCGGTGCTGAGTGTGGGCGCTTCGGGCGCGATCTTCGGTCTCTACGGCGCCTTGCTCGCCTACCTGATTTTTGAACGCCGCGCGGTGCCCGAGGGCTTGCTGCAGGAACTGCGCACCAGCACGGTGGCGTTCATCGGCTTCTCGCTGGTCGCCGGATTCACCTTGCCGGGCATCGACAATGCCGCGCACGTCGGCGGCCTGGTCGGCGGTTTCGTACTCGGTGCGGGCTTTGCTCATCCGCTCGACCAGAAGCCGGGGCTGGGCGTTTGGCTGCGCGGGCTCGCTGGCATCTCGGCGGTATGCGGTGTTGCGCTGGTGCTGTGGGGCGGGGCGCAGCCGGCGGGTGAAGGCTTCCGCCGCATGGCTGCCGAGCAGCATCAGACCCTGCTGTTCGCCGAGGCGGATCAGGAGCTGACACAACACACGGCGACGTTGGTGGCCGGTATGCGGCAGGGCAAGATCACCAGCGCTGAAGCGCTCGAACAGATCGAGGGGGAGCTGCTGCCGGGGCGCGAGCTGCAATTGCGCACTGTGACGGCGCTGCCCGCAGGGGCGCCGAACCGCGAGCTTCTGCTGCATTACGTGCAGGCGCGGCGCAGTGCCGTGGTCGCCCTGGGTCAGGCCTGTACGACAGGAAATCCGCGCTGGTTTGATCTGGCGGTTAACCATTCGCTGCGGGCTGACAACATCATCCTTGCATTGCGTCTGCAGCAGGCCGAAGGCGTCAAGAGCAGGCAGTAA
- a CDS encoding DUF748 domain-containing protein has product MKAFPAVMSHPGVRRWGRRAAIAVVAVLVLAGVVGVLVPPFVRGALQKELGAVLDRPVTVGAVHINLLRLSAGIDDLKVGGRPGEPPLLEIGRAEANLEGPSSLLHRAVVVRSLSIERPQLYVAREGANRYSISDILERLAKQPKKEGGGDTRFALYNIEVRDGVLRFNDKPVGREHRIERLTFGLPFISSIPADVDIFASPHLSALVNGTALELGGKARPFLRERRDAEIELKLAPIELAPYLAYLPKKPGVTLDKGKIAADLRLRFEQPLGKAPAISLSGQASALDWLVRDSDGSDIAHFEALRIALADVQPLARKAHVQQVELVKPGMAVEFDRTNRVKAVLAIQRELLAYAAPADAAAPAQPEAGGGWQWQIDRIALDRGHVDISNVTTDPPVKMAVETLDIELKGLSSALDKAAALKVAAKGDAGESIGLDAKLAIKPLHLAGVLDFAEFQPARGSPYVAATVPGLVIDAARFSGHVPLDLQVGESGVGIVLTDAELGAADVALRVRGEKTPFLKAPKIALSAVTLDLPQRTIKLGAATIDAPEFALQRDKEGRFNLSRLMGTKPAAKASEPPKTAKAESDWAYALGELKLNGATLRYDDVSHATPLRLNLSPLTLAVSNVDSRAGSYAQLKLATGWNQKGKLTVDGRVSPQPLRADLKIDGSGLDVVPLVAQVTRDYEVSVTRAKVSAQGALSLDLSKPDAPAGSYKGRVAVADFSSLDLINDADFVRWGNFSVSGIDLRLAPLSIGIGEIALRDLQTRLILSKEGELNLREVTQRRHSDDDTPTPPPTDAKKAATATSTTTVPPAKPMPPIRIDRIVLSGASINYSDRFVRPNFDARLSGVAGRIENLGTDPAKVASLDLRGAVDGLAPLEISGQLAPFRNDRFLDVKTSVKGYELTALSAYASKYVGYGIEKGKLSMDLRYRIEDRKLSAENHVFLDQLTFGDKVESPDATSLPVRFAVNLLKNSRGEIDVNLPVGGTLDDPEFSVGGIVWKMILNFFGKVVSSPFSFLAGGGADADFSNLPFTAGSARIDAEGTKRLDTVAKTLKDRPALTLELIGRADPLVDAEGLKRESYQRKVRSLKLQDMAKAGESGGSIDEVRIDPAEYPALLKRVYADEKIPNKPRNVVGMQKDVPVADMERMLMSVANVGDADVRALAQERANQVKAWLVETGKVPVERVFVLAPKVGEDKDKSDAKAATSASRVDFSLR; this is encoded by the coding sequence ATGAAGGCCTTTCCGGCGGTGATGAGTCATCCTGGGGTTCGGCGCTGGGGGCGCCGTGCGGCGATCGCGGTTGTAGCGGTTCTGGTACTCGCCGGGGTCGTGGGGGTGCTGGTGCCGCCCTTCGTGCGCGGCGCGCTGCAGAAGGAATTGGGCGCCGTACTTGACCGGCCGGTCACGGTCGGTGCCGTGCACATCAACCTGCTTCGGCTCTCGGCCGGCATCGATGACCTGAAGGTCGGCGGGCGCCCCGGTGAGCCGCCGCTGCTCGAAATCGGCCGCGCCGAAGCCAATCTGGAAGGCCCCAGTTCCCTGCTGCATCGTGCTGTGGTCGTGCGTTCGCTCAGTATCGAACGGCCGCAGCTGTACGTTGCCCGCGAGGGGGCGAACCGCTACTCGATCAGCGATATTCTCGAACGCCTCGCCAAGCAGCCCAAGAAAGAGGGCGGCGGCGACACGCGCTTTGCGCTCTACAACATCGAAGTCCGCGATGGCGTGCTTCGCTTCAACGACAAGCCTGTTGGCCGCGAGCACCGCATTGAGCGCCTCACGTTTGGCCTGCCGTTCATTTCCAGCATCCCGGCGGATGTCGATATCTTTGCCAGCCCGCACCTGTCGGCGCTGGTGAATGGCACCGCGCTCGAACTCGGCGGCAAGGCGCGCCCCTTCTTGCGCGAGCGGCGTGATGCTGAAATCGAGCTCAAGCTGGCACCGATCGAACTGGCCCCATATCTCGCCTATCTGCCCAAAAAACCGGGGGTTACCCTGGACAAGGGCAAGATCGCGGCCGATCTGCGCCTCCGCTTCGAACAGCCTCTGGGCAAGGCGCCCGCCATTTCGCTGTCGGGCCAGGCCAGCGCGCTGGATTGGCTGGTGCGCGACTCGGACGGCAGCGACATCGCCCACTTCGAGGCGCTGCGTATCGCACTCGCCGACGTTCAGCCGCTGGCGCGTAAGGCGCATGTGCAACAGGTGGAACTGGTCAAACCCGGCATGGCGGTCGAGTTCGATCGCACGAACCGGGTCAAGGCCGTACTGGCGATTCAACGCGAATTGCTGGCCTACGCGGCACCGGCCGATGCGGCGGCGCCTGCCCAGCCGGAAGCCGGCGGCGGCTGGCAGTGGCAGATCGACCGCATCGCGCTGGATCGTGGGCATGTCGATATCTCCAACGTAACCACCGATCCGCCCGTGAAGATGGCTGTTGAAACCCTGGACATCGAACTGAAGGGGCTGTCTTCGGCGCTTGATAAAGCTGCGGCGCTCAAGGTTGCTGCCAAGGGCGACGCGGGTGAATCGATCGGGCTCGATGCGAAGCTTGCGATCAAGCCGCTGCATCTGGCCGGGGTGCTGGACTTCGCTGAGTTTCAACCTGCGCGGGGCTCGCCCTATGTCGCGGCGACGGTGCCTGGATTGGTGATCGATGCCGCCCGTTTCAGCGGCCATGTTCCGTTGGATCTTCAGGTTGGCGAAAGCGGTGTCGGCATCGTGCTGACTGATGCGGAGCTTGGCGCAGCAGACGTTGCGCTGCGCGTGCGTGGCGAGAAGACGCCCTTCCTGAAGGCCCCGAAGATCGCCCTGAGTGCGGTGACCTTGGACCTTCCGCAGCGCACGATCAAGCTCGGCGCCGCGACGATCGACGCACCTGAATTCGCTTTGCAGCGTGACAAGGAGGGTCGTTTCAATCTCTCGCGCCTGATGGGAACGAAGCCGGCCGCCAAAGCGAGCGAACCGCCCAAGACCGCCAAGGCGGAATCCGACTGGGCCTACGCCCTGGGCGAACTGAAGCTCAACGGCGCAACGCTGCGTTACGACGACGTCTCGCACGCGACCCCGCTGCGCCTGAACCTCTCGCCACTGACGCTGGCCGTGAGCAACGTGGACAGCCGTGCGGGCAGCTACGCGCAGCTCAAGTTGGCAACGGGCTGGAACCAGAAGGGGAAACTGACGGTGGATGGACGCGTGTCGCCGCAGCCGCTGCGCGCCGACTTGAAGATTGACGGCAGTGGCCTGGACGTCGTGCCGCTGGTGGCACAGGTGACGCGTGACTATGAGGTCTCCGTGACACGCGCGAAGGTGTCGGCGCAAGGGGCGCTCAGCCTCGACCTGAGTAAGCCCGATGCGCCCGCGGGCAGCTACAAGGGACGCGTGGCGGTGGCGGATTTCTCGTCGCTCGATCTGATCAACGATGCCGACTTCGTGCGCTGGGGCAACTTCTCCGTCAGCGGTATCGATCTGCGCTTGGCGCCATTGTCGATCGGCATCGGCGAGATCGCGTTGCGCGATTTGCAGACCCGGCTGATTCTGAGCAAGGAGGGTGAGCTGAATCTGCGCGAAGTCACGCAGCGTCGTCATTCGGATGACGACACCCCCACGCCCCCGCCTACTGATGCCAAGAAAGCGGCGACTGCAACCAGCACGACGACGGTGCCACCCGCGAAGCCGATGCCGCCGATCCGGATCGACCGCATCGTTTTGAGCGGCGCGTCGATCAACTACAGCGATCGCTTTGTGCGGCCTAATTTCGATGCACGCCTTTCCGGGGTTGCCGGCCGTATCGAGAACCTCGGTACCGATCCGGCGAAAGTGGCCTCGCTGGATCTGCGGGGTGCGGTGGATGGGCTGGCGCCGCTCGAAATCAGCGGCCAGCTTGCGCCGTTCCGTAACGACCGCTTCCTCGACGTGAAGACCTCGGTCAAGGGGTATGAGCTCACGGCCCTGTCGGCATATGCGAGCAAGTACGTTGGCTACGGCATCGAGAAGGGCAAGCTCTCGATGGATCTGCGCTACCGCATCGAAGATCGCAAGCTCAGCGCCGAGAACCATGTGTTCCTCGACCAACTGACCTTCGGCGACAAGGTCGAGAGCCCGGATGCAACCTCGCTACCGGTGCGCTTCGCGGTGAATCTGCTGAAGAACAGCCGCGGCGAAATCGACGTCAATCTGCCCGTGGGGGGCACGCTTGATGACCCGGAGTTCTCGGTCGGCGGCATCGTCTGGAAGATGATCCTCAACTTCTTCGGCAAGGTCGTCTCGTCGCCGTTCTCCTTCCTGGCAGGCGGTGGTGCGGATGCCGATTTTTCCAACCTGCCGTTTACCGCGGGTTCGGCCCGTATTGACGCCGAAGGCACCAAGCGACTCGATACCGTGGCGAAGACCTTGAAGGACCGGCCTGCGCTTACCCTTGAGTTGATCGGGCGCGCCGATCCGCTGGTGGACGCGGAGGGGCTCAAGCGCGAGAGCTATCAGCGCAAGGTTCGTAGCCTGAAGTTGCAGGACATGGCGAAGGCGGGCGAATCGGGCGGCAGCATCGACGAGGTGCGCATCGACCCGGCCGAATATCCGGCACTGCTCAAGCGTGTTTACGCCGACGAGAAGATCCCCAACAAGCCGCGCAACGTCGTGGGGATGCAGAAGGATGTTCCCGTCGCTGACATGGAGCGGATGCTGATGAGTGTTGCCAACGTCGGCGACGCCGATGTGCGCGCACTGGCGCAGGAGCGTGCGAACCAGGTCAAGGCTTGGTTGGTCGAAACCGGGAAGGTGCCCGTCGAGCGCGTGTTCGTTCTGGCGCCAAAGGTGGGAGAAGACAAGGACAAGAGCGACGCGAAGGCTGCCACAAGCGCCAGTCGCGTCGATTTTTCACTGCGCTGA
- a CDS encoding YbaB/EbfC family nucleoid-associated protein, producing the protein MFKGGGMGNLAGLMKQAQQMQENMKKAQEALALIEVEGASGAGMVKVQMTCKYDVRRVTIDPSVMDDKEMLEDLVAAAMNDAVRKVEATTQEKMAGFTAGLNLPPGMKLPF; encoded by the coding sequence ATGTTCAAGGGTGGTGGCATGGGCAATCTGGCCGGGCTGATGAAGCAGGCCCAGCAGATGCAGGAAAACATGAAGAAGGCGCAGGAAGCCCTGGCGCTGATCGAGGTCGAGGGTGCGTCGGGTGCCGGTATGGTCAAGGTTCAGATGACCTGCAAGTACGATGTGCGCCGTGTGACGATTGATCCCTCGGTCATGGATGACAAGGAAATGCTTGAAGACCTCGTCGCCGCCGCCATGAACGATGCGGTGCGCAAGGTTGAAGCCACCACGCAGGAGAAGATGGCCGGCTTCACCGCCGGACTCAACCTGCCGCCGGGCATGAAACTGCCCTTCTGA
- the rlmB gene encoding 23S rRNA (guanosine(2251)-2'-O)-methyltransferase RlmB, producing MAETRYIHGFHAIGAKLRHDPESVLEIYLDAKRADARAKDLVARAELAGVRLHPVDGPRLDGMAGTHRHQGVVAKIDARQRALKVDDVLEGLTEPALLLVLDGVTDPHNLGAALRVADGAGAHAVIAPKDRSVGLNATAMKVASGAADTVPYITVTNLARTLRELQDAGVWCVGAAGEAEKDLYAIDQRGSLAWVLGAEGDGLRRLTRETCDELAKIPMYGSVESLNVSVASGICLFEARRQRTRSA from the coding sequence GTGGCTGAAACGCGTTACATCCATGGTTTTCACGCGATTGGCGCCAAGCTGCGGCATGACCCGGAATCGGTGCTCGAAATCTATCTGGACGCCAAACGCGCCGATGCGAGGGCGAAGGACCTTGTGGCGCGCGCTGAACTGGCGGGCGTGCGGCTACATCCGGTGGATGGGCCACGGCTGGATGGCATGGCGGGCACCCACCGCCACCAGGGCGTTGTCGCAAAGATCGACGCGCGGCAGCGCGCGCTGAAAGTCGACGATGTGCTCGAAGGGCTGACGGAACCGGCGCTGCTGCTGGTGCTCGATGGGGTGACTGATCCGCACAACCTTGGCGCTGCGTTGCGTGTGGCAGACGGCGCTGGGGCGCATGCGGTGATTGCGCCGAAGGACCGCTCGGTCGGGCTCAACGCCACGGCGATGAAGGTTGCCAGCGGCGCTGCGGACACCGTGCCCTACATCACCGTGACCAACCTGGCCCGCACGCTGCGCGAGTTGCAGGATGCTGGCGTGTGGTGTGTCGGCGCGGCGGGCGAGGCGGAGAAGGACCTCTACGCCATCGACCAGCGTGGATCGCTCGCCTGGGTGCTGGGTGCTGAGGGTGATGGGCTGCGTCGACTCACGCGCGAAACCTGCGACGAGTTGGCGAAGATACCGATGTACGGCTCGGTCGAGAGCCTCAACGTCTCGGTTGCCAGCGGAATCTGCCTGTTTGAGGCGAGGCGGCAGCGCACGCGTAGCGCCTAA
- the dnaX gene encoding DNA polymerase III subunit gamma/tau, with translation MSYLVLARKWRPKSFDTLVGQEHVVRALTHALATGRLHHAWLFTGTRGVGKTTISRILAKALNCETGVTATPCGVCSACQEIDAGRFVDYVEMDAASNRGVDDMASLLDKAAYAPTRGRYKVYMIDEVHQLTGHAFNAMLKTLEEPPAHMKFILATTDPQKIPVTVLSRCLQFNLKQMPPGHIVDHLSRILEQENVPFEAGALRHLARGANGSMRDALSLLDQAIAHGAGRVEEQGVRDMLGSVGEDQLYALVEGLAAQDLPAMLAVADEMQARSLSFEAALQAFASLLHRLALTQFAPQAIMDLQERAQLEALAARFDPEFLQLAYQIAIHGRDDLALAPDPYAGFTMTLLRLHAFRPEMPGDARGAQGGAPSGGGAPRARPMPAAPQVATTAPQTQAAPAAAPHAQAPVAVSTPREPAPDPEPEPAAPAPAVAAPQSEPPFDPGFDDRYEPVLEPDFEPPFDPPYVQAEARTAAPAAREAAQKPVDVAPAVVEPASWNGALDDWHGMVAAMRLGGLVRELAQQCELLGFDGSLVRLRLPETHKHLAAMQSTRDKLQDALTALLGRAARLGIEIGAVASETPAQRNQIEKQRRHADAVAALEADPFVREVIERFDATLVEASVKPL, from the coding sequence ATGAGTTACTTGGTGCTGGCGCGCAAATGGCGCCCAAAAAGCTTCGACACCCTCGTCGGGCAGGAGCATGTGGTGCGCGCGCTGACGCATGCGCTGGCCACCGGCCGCCTGCACCACGCCTGGCTCTTTACCGGCACGCGAGGGGTCGGCAAGACGACGATCTCGCGCATCCTCGCCAAGGCCTTGAACTGCGAGACCGGGGTGACGGCGACCCCGTGCGGCGTGTGTTCGGCCTGCCAGGAAATCGATGCCGGGCGCTTCGTCGATTACGTCGAGATGGACGCCGCGAGCAACCGTGGCGTGGACGACATGGCCTCGCTGCTGGACAAGGCGGCTTATGCGCCGACCCGCGGTCGCTACAAGGTCTACATGATCGACGAAGTGCACCAGCTCACCGGGCATGCGTTCAACGCGATGCTCAAGACGCTGGAAGAGCCGCCCGCGCACATGAAGTTCATCCTCGCGACCACCGATCCGCAGAAGATTCCGGTGACCGTGCTGTCGCGCTGCCTTCAGTTCAATCTGAAGCAAATGCCGCCGGGGCACATCGTCGATCACCTGTCGCGCATCCTTGAGCAGGAGAACGTGCCCTTCGAGGCCGGCGCCTTGCGCCACCTCGCGCGCGGCGCGAATGGTTCGATGCGTGATGCGCTGTCCTTGCTTGACCAGGCGATCGCGCATGGCGCGGGCCGTGTCGAGGAGCAGGGCGTGCGCGACATGCTGGGCTCGGTTGGCGAGGATCAGCTCTACGCGCTTGTGGAAGGCCTTGCGGCACAAGACCTTCCGGCGATGCTGGCGGTGGCCGACGAGATGCAGGCCCGTAGCCTCAGTTTTGAAGCCGCATTGCAGGCGTTTGCCAGTCTCCTCCACCGCCTTGCGCTGACCCAGTTCGCGCCGCAGGCCATCATGGACCTGCAGGAGCGTGCGCAGCTTGAAGCGTTGGCCGCGCGTTTTGATCCGGAATTCCTGCAGCTGGCCTATCAGATCGCGATTCATGGTCGCGACGATCTTGCGCTGGCGCCGGATCCCTATGCCGGATTCACGATGACACTGCTGCGCCTGCATGCGTTCCGGCCGGAGATGCCGGGCGATGCACGCGGTGCGCAGGGTGGGGCGCCCTCGGGTGGCGGTGCGCCGCGCGCGCGACCAATGCCGGCCGCTCCGCAGGTCGCAACCACTGCGCCACAGACACAGGCTGCACCCGCCGCGGCACCGCACGCGCAAGCGCCGGTGGCGGTGTCGACGCCGCGCGAGCCCGCGCCTGATCCCGAACCAGAGCCTGCTGCGCCAGCGCCGGCTGTCGCTGCACCGCAAAGCGAACCGCCGTTTGATCCAGGTTTTGATGACCGCTACGAACCGGTACTCGAGCCGGATTTCGAACCGCCATTTGATCCACCCTATGTGCAGGCGGAGGCACGTACCGCTGCGCCAGCTGCACGCGAAGCCGCGCAGAAGCCTGTCGACGTGGCGCCTGCGGTTGTCGAACCGGCGAGCTGGAATGGCGCGCTCGACGACTGGCATGGCATGGTTGCCGCGATGCGGCTGGGCGGACTGGTGCGTGAGCTCGCGCAGCAATGCGAGCTGCTGGGTTTCGATGGTTCCTTGGTGCGCTTGCGCCTGCCCGAAACGCACAAACATCTTGCCGCGATGCAGAGCACGCGCGACAAGTTGCAGGACGCGCTAACCGCCTTGTTGGGGCGCGCTGCGCGTCTTGGTATTGAGATTGGCGCCGTTGCCAGTGAAACGCCGGCACAGCGCAACCAGATTGAAAAGCAGCGTCGCCATGCTGATGCCGTGGCGGCGCTGGAGGCCGATCCCTTCGTGCGCGAAGTGATCGAACGATTCGACGCGACGCTTGTGGAAGCGTCGGTAAAACCGCTTTAA
- a CDS encoding Gfo/Idh/MocA family protein: MNTTVGATVKWGVLGAARIAEQALIPAIRAAGGHVAALGCRDLQRGQAYAQRNGIPHTMGYLDLVQNADVDAVYIALHNAAHLPWALAALAAGKHVLCEKPLTLNARQVAQLQAAQRIHGRFAMEAFMYRFHPAIEQLHALVRDGAIGQPRVMRGAFAFVLDRPEDVRWDPAMGGGALYDVGCYPLDLMRQLTGEQPDVLAAQASYTDRGVDHALSALLRFGDATAHMDCGFSLPFHQGFEVLGAHGALRVDQPFLNKDRDVVLWHDAHAHRFPPTDAYVRMVSHFQRAIRVEEPLRYPLDDALAQAETLDRVFLAMEPAPTGAM, from the coding sequence ATGAACACGACGGTGGGCGCTACGGTGAAGTGGGGCGTGCTTGGCGCCGCACGGATCGCCGAACAAGCGTTGATTCCGGCAATCCGGGCTGCGGGTGGGCATGTGGCCGCCCTCGGCTGCCGTGATTTGCAGCGGGGCCAAGCCTATGCGCAGCGCAATGGCATCCCGCACACGATGGGCTATCTCGATCTGGTGCAAAACGCGGATGTCGATGCGGTCTATATCGCCCTGCACAACGCCGCGCATTTGCCCTGGGCGCTTGCCGCCCTGGCTGCGGGAAAGCATGTGCTGTGCGAGAAACCGCTTACGCTTAACGCGCGGCAGGTCGCGCAGTTGCAGGCTGCTCAGCGGATTCACGGCCGCTTTGCGATGGAAGCGTTCATGTATCGCTTCCACCCCGCGATCGAGCAACTCCACGCGCTGGTGCGTGATGGCGCGATCGGCCAGCCGCGCGTGATGCGCGGCGCCTTCGCTTTCGTGCTCGACCGGCCCGAGGATGTGCGCTGGGACCCGGCAATGGGTGGCGGCGCCCTGTACGACGTCGGGTGTTATCCACTCGACCTGATGCGCCAGTTGACCGGTGAGCAACCCGACGTGCTGGCAGCCCAGGCGAGCTACACCGATCGCGGTGTGGACCATGCGCTGAGCGCGCTGCTGCGGTTCGGCGATGCGACGGCGCACATGGACTGCGGCTTCTCGCTGCCTTTTCATCAGGGGTTTGAAGTGCTCGGCGCGCACGGCGCCCTGCGGGTTGATCAGCCCTTCCTGAACAAGGACCGGGATGTCGTGCTGTGGCACGACGCGCACGCGCATCGCTTTCCGCCCACCGATGCGTATGTACGCATGGTGTCCCATTTTCAGCGTGCGATTCGCGTCGAGGAGCCCCTGCGGTATCCGCTTGATGATGCGTTGGCGCAGGCGGAAACGCTCGACCGTGTTTTTCTGGCGATGGAGCCAGCGCCAACCGGCGCAATGTGA
- the recR gene encoding recombination mediator RecR: MPAALDELIDALRVLPGVGPKSAQRMAYHLLQRDRQGAGRLGRALEGALAHIRHCNRCNTFTEAEVCDRCLNPARDPQQLCVVEMPADLAMMEQTHAYRGMYYVLMGRVSPLDGIGARELRLDRLLARATDGTVQEVILATNFTNEGEATAHYVGEMLRARGLKVSRIARGLPVGGELEHTDIGTIAQALVERRAL; the protein is encoded by the coding sequence ATGCCTGCCGCCCTAGACGAACTGATTGATGCCTTGCGCGTGTTGCCAGGCGTGGGGCCGAAGTCCGCCCAGCGTATGGCCTATCACCTGCTGCAGCGTGATCGTCAGGGCGCAGGGCGTCTCGGTCGGGCGCTGGAAGGCGCGCTTGCGCACATCCGCCATTGCAATCGCTGCAATACCTTCACCGAGGCCGAGGTCTGCGATCGCTGCCTCAATCCTGCGCGCGATCCGCAGCAGCTTTGCGTCGTGGAGATGCCGGCCGACCTCGCGATGATGGAGCAGACCCACGCCTACCGCGGCATGTACTACGTGCTGATGGGGCGCGTCTCACCACTCGACGGTATCGGCGCGCGCGAACTGCGGCTCGACCGCCTGTTGGCGCGAGCGACCGACGGCACCGTGCAGGAAGTGATCCTCGCGACGAACTTCACCAACGAGGGTGAAGCGACTGCGCACTACGTCGGCGAGATGCTGCGCGCGCGCGGGCTGAAGGTCAGCCGCATCGCCCGCGGGCTGCCGGTCGGCGGCGAGCTGGAACACACCGATATCGGAACAATCGCGCAGGCGCTGGTCGAGCGCCGCGCGCTCTGA